One window of the Pristiophorus japonicus isolate sPriJap1 chromosome 23, sPriJap1.hap1, whole genome shotgun sequence genome contains the following:
- the LOC139235450 gene encoding cysteinyl leukotriene receptor 1-like, translated as MAAADLLVVILDLISRQIHFLYWTAFEFIWKVKVCNIHAILLYAVTDCSVWFTVAFTFDRCIAICCQNLKNKYCTEKTATVAVGTLSALFFVKNTFWYFMYGGMYQISNNPWFFFVRWEVSESVSWAVIEFLHYIITPFIPFVLILLLNALTVRHVLASGRARRRLRAHSSGESPSDPEMEKRRKSIILLFVISGNFILLWAVFLLYSLGNRLYSLNFIPVNLPRYVQEMGFMLQLLSCCTNTCIYAVTQTKFREELKNVVKYPFTEIVKRIK; from the coding sequence atggcagcggcagatctactggtcgttatactcgacctgatatccaggcagattcaTTTTCTTTATTGGACCGCGTTTGAGTTCATCTGGAAGGTTAAAGtttgtaatatccatgccatcctgctttacgcagtcacagactgttccgtctggttcacagttgcttttacctttgatcgatgtatagccatttgttgtcagaatctCAAaaacaaatattgcaccgagaaaacggcgactgtggcTGTGGGAACATTGAGTGCGCTGTTCTttgtaaagaacactttctggtactttatgtatggaggtatgtatcagatttccaataaTCCCTGGTTTTTTTTTGTTCGATGGGAAGTCTCTGAGTCagtatcatgggcagtaattgaattccttcattatattataacaccgtttattccatttgttctgatccttctgctcaatgcTTTAACTGTCCGACATGTTTTAGCATcgggcagagcccgcaggagactccgggcccacagcagtggggagagtcccagtgaccctgagatggagaagcgaaggaaatccatcattttactgtttgttatatccggcaattttatcctcttatgggcagtgtttctgttgtATTCTCTGGGTAATCGATTGTATTCATTAAACTTTATTCCTGTAAATCTACCTAGatatgtacaggaaatgggatttatgcttcagctcctgagttgctgcaccaatacatgtatttatgccgtgacccagacgaaattcagagaggagttgaagaatgtggtgaaatatcccttcacTGAAATTGTTAAACgcattaaataa